The following proteins are co-located in the Candidatus Poribacteria bacterium genome:
- a CDS encoding transposase: RFDDWAWTPLWRLQLTPEEQEWGHWLLVRREVEDPKEVEDPKEVAYYVVFAPREGTTLETLVRVAGSRWRIESCLEAAKGECGLDEYEVRKWGAWHRHITLSLLAHAVLAVLQAREKGATLSAPATRFP, translated from the coding sequence CTCGTTTCGATGATTGGGCATGGACGCCGCTTTGGCGGCTGCAGTTGACCCCGGAGGAACAAGAATGGGGTCACTGGCTCTTGGTGCGGCGCGAGGTGGAAGACCCCAAGGAGGTGGAAGACCCCAAGGAGGTGGCGTACTACGTCGTGTTCGCTCCGCGCGAGGGAACCACACTGGAAACCCTGGTGCGCGTCGCGGGGTCGCGATGGCGGATCGAGTCCTGCCTGGAAGCCGCGAAGGGGGAGTGTGGACTGGACGAGTATGAGGTGCGCAAGTGGGGCGCCTGGCATCGGCATATCACGCTTTCGCTTTTGGCTCACGCCGTCTTAGCGGTTCTCCAAGCACGGGAAAAGGGGGCGACGCTTTCGGCTCCGGCGACCCGATTCCCTTGA
- a CDS encoding MFS transporter produces MPKLIAPTGHRDSSVNWRFGAYYFVSFAAVALHGIYGTLYLRRRGLSNVELGVLSTIPAWLGTVTPLLWGLLSDALRSRKPAMFAMHLATAFIYPLFWFWNGQSFLQLCLLMVAFTVFFAPAIPLADAWTMEHLGRHGGDYGRLRSWGSVGFVLPVLASTFVLRKAQVSDASALLPVFIGFSAFRLLSSGWALTLPDSAPTESRPKMEWRHLVGYLRPFALVFFFPAFVGRFVFGPYYTFFSIYLDEIGVSDSLKGI; encoded by the coding sequence GTGCCGAAGCTCATCGCTCCGACTGGACATCGGGATTCCTCCGTCAACTGGCGGTTCGGCGCGTACTACTTCGTGTCCTTCGCCGCCGTCGCTCTCCACGGCATCTACGGAACCCTCTACCTACGCCGAAGAGGTCTGTCGAACGTCGAGCTGGGCGTCCTGTCGACGATCCCGGCCTGGCTGGGAACCGTCACGCCGCTGCTCTGGGGTCTGCTGAGCGACGCGCTACGCAGCCGCAAACCGGCGATGTTCGCCATGCATCTGGCGACGGCGTTCATCTACCCGCTCTTCTGGTTCTGGAACGGGCAGTCGTTCCTGCAGCTCTGCCTGCTGATGGTGGCGTTCACCGTATTCTTCGCCCCAGCCATCCCGTTGGCGGACGCCTGGACGATGGAGCACCTCGGCAGGCACGGCGGCGACTACGGGCGGCTCCGCAGTTGGGGATCGGTGGGGTTCGTCCTGCCGGTGCTGGCATCGACCTTCGTGCTGCGAAAAGCGCAAGTGTCGGACGCTTCGGCGTTGCTGCCGGTGTTCATCGGGTTCAGCGCGTTCCGGTTGTTGTCGTCGGGTTGGGCGCTGACGCTGCCGGACAGCGCGCCGACCGAATCACGCCCCAAGATGGAGTGGCGGCATCTGGTCGGCTATCTGCGTCCGTTCGCGCTGGTGTTCTTCTTTCCGGCGTTCGTTGGGCGGTTCGTGTTCGGTCCCTACTACACGTTTTTCAGCATCTACCTCGACGAGATCGGCGTCAGCGATAGCCTGAAAGGCATTTAG